Within the Oncorhynchus masou masou isolate Uvic2021 chromosome 1, UVic_Omas_1.1, whole genome shotgun sequence genome, the region CACACCAAGTTTACAAACAGTATTATCAGGCCATAATAGCCTTAAAGATGgttctttattattttttacctgaGTGGTTAGGCCTACCTCTATTACTGTAACTTATTTGGCAGAACATGAACGCCATGTGCAGGTGTGCTGCATGATGTCAGCCATCTGTCTACTACCAGCAGATGTGCAGTTCAGTTGACTGATTAGTCTATCAACAGGGAGCATTCCCAACCAGACATAAATGCTTAGTGACAGAGAGGTTTCCGTGAATCACTGGGACTTCATGACATCACCTCCAGGTGCAGATTAACTGATTCATccccaacctgtgtgtgtgtgtgtgtgtgtgtgtgtgtgtgtgtgtgtgtgtgtgtgtgtgtgtgtgtgtgtgtgtgtgtgtgtgtgtgtgtgtgtgtgtgtgtgtgtgtgtgtgtgtgtgtgtgtgtgtgtgtgtgtgtgtctgtctgtgtgagtgtgtgatgagtTGAAATGAAGGCCTACTTATACGTAATGCGCAATTGTGCATCTTGGTACGCTTTTGGCACACATATATTTGAATGGTAGCAAAGAACCGCCTCTCCCTTATTGGCCAGTACAAACTATAAGCCGAGGAAAAAAGTCTGTCTTTGACAATGCCGGGGTTTCGTTGGTGGAACCCGTGATTGGGAGGAACCTATGTGAGATGTCTTTAAATTGTTCACAGCAAAAATGGGCGTAAATCCATGCCCCTACCCAGAAAGCATGAGAACGCATGTTCAGATTTTCTCCACGAATTTACTTCTATAATAGGCAAATTACTTATAGTTTTATGTCCAGAAGACAGTCTATTTTATTCACTAGAGTAGGTAACAAATATAATTGTACATTTATTATCATGGCGTGTGCAGTTGACGCACAgaatttgatctctatttcttTGCGGAAAATGCATAACTCCAGAACGCAGAGAGGAGGTATCAAGCTCCACAAGAACTTGCTGGTCACATATGTCCTGAAAAACGCTAGAGATTTTTACATGAGCATGGAGTTTGCAGAAATGGTAAGCTACCTACAGCAGAACGGAGAGATGAGGACTGTCTGTGATGAAAAGCAGGACTCTTTTGAAATGTCCGGGAACTGTGCGGATCTAGCTGGTGAGTTTTGCTGCAACTACACAGGGGATGTGTTGGACACTTACCACTGCGCAGCGCCACAATCGGCTTGCCACCCAGCAATGGTGCCCGATGCGCACATCCAAACGGCACCTGCCTGTTTCATGGCTCCTGTCTATCAATGTGACCCTAACCTCAAGTCCTCGGGGGTCTGCTGGGACTGTTATGCGGAACCTTACACAGCCAACCGGGACATTCctgtctcaaacacacacaatcaaaaGACTGTATTGGACTTGGACACACATGTGGTGACTACTGTCGAGAATGGATATCTCCCCCCAGACTACTGCGTGTCATTAAAACAACATGGTCAGGGCCCGCAAAGTTCTCATAAGAAACGAAAAATGGATTCAAGTGATGCTTCTGATTCCGATTATCTGTCAGACTTTGTGCCCATGTCATGCAAACGCATTAGGTCTGATGACGTTTCTTGTTGTAATTCTGAACAACTGGACACACCGAACATCTCCAACCTCATGTCAGTGTTAGGCTCGGGATTTACTGAGCTGTTGAACTGGCAAACGGACGTGGAACAGGTAGTAAACGGACAAACAAACTGTTGTAAACAAGCACTGGCGGGCAGCGGTGCATGGACTAGAGCAATTGAGGCTTTTTGATTGACACACTTTACATTTTTCTACAAACCATTGGTGGTCTCAAAAAAATACATAATTGATATACTTAACACTGTTCTGCTCTTTTTCAATTTAAAAGCTGTTGAACTCAATTTAAATTGTACTTTCGGGAGAGGGCTCGCGCAATATGTGCGATGACCTATGTTAACcatggattgctgatgctatgtatgcCTATTGGACATTTAGAGGCTATGAAGCCACGGGCCGACCATATTGGCATTCCTCAGTACGTGCAGTCCTCGGTAGCAATGAATGGAATTTCACAGCATTTCATTTAAATGTTTCAAGGGAACAATTAAATGTATGTAAGTATTTGTGTCGTTTTattggggacagtaacattagtaatgTCCAAAAAAATATACTTTAaggattttttaaaacttttttttttacattttcaatgTGTATCTtacattaaggtgtctgtaataaaaTACATGTAGCAAACGAATGTGGGCAATAAATACATTTATATAGCTTCCAAAATGTTTTTCTTTACACTggtgggggagtgccaagatggaggcacagtGGCTTCAACACAGCGCATCCAAAATGTCTTCtagtgtgtatatgtaattcATTAGATATAGTGTTTTCTCCTGCACCAAGTTGTTGCCTTCATGTGCCTTGCATGCCTTGCTCAAATGTGTGATGCAGAACCAGCTCCACCATGCGATGATGGAAAAGAACTGCACCAATTTATTGCCAAATGCATTTTGATAACTCCCGTGAAATGATAAGAAAATTAGCAGGTGTGTTATGCATTTCATagaccagtataggctgttttaaTTAGGACTGTAGACCATTTTTTTGTAGTACATTTTTCTGTAGTACATTTTTTGTGTAATGATGTCTTACACTATTTCTGTGCCATCATACTTAATTATGGCACTCTACAAAGCAAGGGACTATAATTTTTTTGTAACTAAAGTatacatttatttgcatatttccgttaagGGACGCCTACTCTGTTTAGTgcgcgtgtgcaataactcatTTCGCCTTTGCGCTCTTTCTAAACAACGCCAACGCTACAAAAAGCAGTCTATCCTGTTTTATTTTTTAAGAGAGATTTTAATTTAGGTAACAAACTGTATGGATATGGAATGTTTAATcgatgagaaaatgtgcagaaCGTCGGCCAAATCCATATCTGCTTCATCTTCTCCCACttggcttcctctcatcaccatatttggtaatGAGTGGAAAACGCCagccggatgcttcacatttatctGTGCCTTCTCCTTTAATAAGGGGTACTGACCTCCTAAGGATTCCAGATAGCGAAGGCCGATTGAAAAAGGCAACAACTTAGCCCTCTCCAAGGATGTCTTCATTAAGGAAACCTTTTGCCGTTTCACAACGgaaacggggagggacctacttgaatttgtccaatagaaactatcGTTTACGCTTTCCTTTTGGAGTAGACTGTTTCTGTTGCAAAACCAGacgaaacgttttgcaacagaattggAGTAATGATTACAACCCAGCTCTAGCCATAGGTTCGGGTTAAGGACGGGGTCTGCGGAGAACACCGATATTTTTTGAGTAACAAACGCCATGCGTAGGCTACGTCCTTGAGGAATGAAATGACAGTTCGAGGTGTTTTTTAAAATTAACAACAAGCAAATCCTTTTTGCGGGGCCATTTCTATGAAACAATGCTGGGTCTTCTTGTGAGAGCAGTGGTGAGTCAAACGTTTTTATAGCCTAATTCATGAGTGCGCAGTTGTGCGCCCATAAGTAAGAGCAGCGCGTTCACTATTACTGTTGTAAATGAGGGTGGGGCACCAGGTTAGGCAACTGTTATAATTGTAGCCTAAAATGTGAAGTCAGGCCACTCCGAATTTCTCCACGAAAATCATATCAAATTAGCATTTACCCCATTTTAGCTACCACTCGAGTCTCTGTATTAGGTTACAACATGGATAGCCGTCAGTTTCAAGGTTTAATGGTTGTCTATATCAGATTAAGAtaaaacagtgggttaaactaTCATACAATTTTAAATAGCCACCAGATTGCTTTTTAGATGTGGTGCATGTTCATTGCAAGTGTTCACGCACTGTAGCAGAACTGGCTATTTATATTCTAACTTTAAACAGCTATCAGGAAACTTGACAGCCAAGCACAGTCCAAACAAATAGTCCTAACAACATACTAAACGTGATAGATCTGTTTTGGTCTCAAGTTTCTGTCATAAAATTAGATCATACAGTGTTCTAACAATCTATTATTTCAAAAGGGTTTTGGATTCATGACATAGGATTATTTTGATCACACTTTTTTACATTGAAACGAATGTAAATAAATGTTAATCACTTTGTTAATCATAGTTTTGTCTGTTTTTATTATGTTATGGTTTCTGTTGCAATGGCACTCTGTGTCGTGGTGTTGACAGTTGCTGGCAAATATAGGCCTATAAATAAGCTCTGTGGTTGTCAACCAACATTGTTGATATATTTTATATGCCAATGGGATTATCAACTGTGGGTATTAATATTTTAGATACTTTAAGACACAACATATCATCCTAGACATGTATGGTATTGGATTATGTCATTGATTGCAGAACAAATTATTTATTAGAAATGCAAagacagatttttttattttattttttagctAAGGTCAGGCTTGGTGAAGCCATATCACCTGGTCAAGCCAGTGTCAGTGACTATCCTCCCAGAGAGGTCTTCGCACCACCAGGATAATTTGCCTAAGCTGCCAGTGCCTCCACTGAGGCAGACATTTGAGCGCTACCTGTTGATGCTGGAGCCCCTGCTCAGTGAGGAGGAGCTGGATCACACACGCAAGCTGGTCAAGGAGTTCCTCATTCCTGGTGGGGTGGGAGACAGGTTGCAGAGAAGCCTGGAGCGCAGAGCCAGCAACAAAGGAAACTGGGTTGGTACATACTGTAGTTGAACAGAGAAGGTCACATAAGGAAGAGGTTTATGTGTTAGGGCAGCGCATGGCCCATAGAGGTTGAAAGAAGAGTACAATAAGTCCTTGGAGGGATACATGCAGCTAAAGATCTGTGTTGATTGGCAGGAAAGGATCCCTGTATTACATCCATTATGCAATTACGTAAATGTGATGTTAATTCCATCCATTTCCCACACTTTTCGAGATTACATTTAACATTCACCCATAGGTTTACTCCCTTGCATATGTCATAACCTGTGAATGTGTTTAGGAGAAAATGATCTGATGTTTGGTGGACTATAGCATTGTCATTGCTGTTTATGTAGCTCACAGAGTGGTGGATGCAGTCAGCCTATCTGGATTCCCGGATGCCTGTGGCAGTCTATTCCAGCCCAGGGGTGGTCCTGCCCCGCATGACCTTCCAAGATCGCCAAGGACAAATGAGGTGAACAACAAGGAACCATGCGTGTCTGAGACCACTGTACTAAAAGCAGCCATTGTGACGAGACAGTTGAGATGCCTTCCCTCCATTAGTCCTCCATCACTGAAAGGTCTTTATGGCCGTCCTACACATCAATGAAAGCAAGTTTTATAGGCCTACTGCTTCTTAAAAAGCAAGTTAGTAGAAAGTGATTGACTTTAGTGTTGTATTACACCATAGCTCTTGTGAACTTGAGAATAGGCTTGAGTTTCATAATGACCTTTAGACAGACTTCCCCTCCGTGCTGGCTATTTTAGGCACATTCACTGTTCAAAACATTGCTCATCTTTTTTGGACCACCGTGATCCACAAGGTACGCAGTCAACATTGTGGTCTTACGTGGCTTTTTGTTGAGCAAAACTTGTCAGTGAATGTACTATAGAGAGCACGCACACATGGGTGTAAGTGTGTGCTGCCATTGAGTTTGCTTCAGCTGGACCATTCGTGCAAAATATTTGCCGCTATGTGGTACTGCTTCGATATTACGGACAGTGCCAAACTTATACACTAGGCTAGAAGAGGATACTAGAGCAGACTCCAATGCTCATATGAAAAGCCAATTATTCAacaatctactgtactgtacaccatCTTAGCCACTAGACTAGAGTGACACAGACAGTTCATGAAATACGGAGATATAGAATCGAAATAGACAGATTTTTCTTATAATAATCGTGGTCCTGAGTCTGACGTAAGCAAGTCTGGTTGGAgataaaataatataaataatacatttttattgtcacatacactggatagatgcagtgaaatgtgttcttTACAAAGTCAGCCATAGCAGCATGGCGCCCCTGAAGCATATTATGGTTGAAtgccttgcttaagggcacatcggcagatttttcacctcgtcggctcgggtattcaaaccagcgacctttcatatactggcccaacgctcttaaccactagactagatatgaggccaTGGAAAACAAAATAGTGCACTAAAGTGTATCGGAGTAGATTATGTGAATAGAACATGAGATGGGGAGCGGTGAAAGACTGAGTGTCAGTTGGATGAAGAAATACCATATATGGTTTCATTATTAATTCAACATGGTTTTCTGCTCAGGTTTGCTGCAAAATTGATTGCAGGGGTTTTGGACTTCAAAAAAATGATTGACAGGTTAGTAATATTTTCTATTTTAATGATAtccaggtaactgccaaaataatggaaactcttgagtaaatgagggatacaaagtatattgaaagtagCTCCTTCCACACAGATgtttcctgagttaattaagcaattaacatcctatTATGCTTGGGGTCAAGTATAAAAATGCAGGGCAGACAATTATTTTAGCTACCCATGGCTacgcccccataggatgacaatgccgcCATCCACATGggacgagtggtcactgaatggttggatgagcatgaaaacaatcTAAGTAAtttgccatggccgtctcagtcaccagatctcccAATTGAACA harbors:
- the LOC135540663 gene encoding immediate early response gene 5-like protein; this translates as MFRFSPRIYFYNRQITYSFMSRRQSILFTRVGNKYNCTFIIMACAVDAQNLISISLRKMHNSRTQRGGIKLHKNLLVTYVLKNARDFYMSMEFAEMVSYLQQNGEMRTVCDEKQDSFEMSGNCADLAGEFCCNYTGDVLDTYHCAAPQSACHPAMVPDAHIQTAPACFMAPVYQCDPNLKSSGVCWDCYAEPYTANRDIPVSNTHNQKTVLDLDTHVVTTVENGYLPPDYCVSLKQHGQGPQSSHKKRKMDSSDASDSDYLSDFVPMSCKRIRSDDVSCCNSEQLDTPNISNLMSVLGSGFTELLNWQTDVEQVVNGQTNCCKQALAGSGAWTRAIEAF